From Pan troglodytes isolate AG18354 chromosome 9, NHGRI_mPanTro3-v2.0_pri, whole genome shotgun sequence, the proteins below share one genomic window:
- the C11H11orf58 gene encoding small acidic protein, translating into MSAARESHPHGVKRSASPDDDLGSSNWEAADLGNEERKQKFLRLMGAGKKEHTGRLVIGDHKSTSHFRTGEEDKKINEELESQYQQSMDSKLSGRYRRHCGLGFSEVEDHDGEGDVAGDDDDDDDDSPDPESPDDSESDSESEKEESAEELQAAEHPDEVEDPKNKKDAKSNYKMMFVKSSGS; encoded by the exons ATGAGTGCTGCCAGAGAGTCTCACCCGCATGGGGTGAAGCGTTCAGCCTCCCCAGACGACGAT ctgGGATCTAGCAATTGGGAGGCAGCAGACTTGGGtaatgaagagagaaaacaaaagttcTTGAGACTTATGGGTGCAGGAAAG AAAGAACATACTGGTCGTCTTGTTATAGGAGATCACAAATCAACATCTCACTTCCGAACCG gggaagaagacaagaaaattaatgaagaacTGGAGTCTCAATATCAGCAAAGTATGGACAGTAAATTATCAGGAAGATATCGGCGACATTGTGGACTTGGCTTCAGTGAG GTAGAAGACCATGATGGAGAAGGTGATGTGGctggagatgatgatgatgacgatgatgattcACCTGATCCTGAAAGTCCAGATGATTCTGAAAGCGATTCAGAGTCAGAGAAAGAAGAATCTGCTGAAGAACTCCAAGCTGCTGAGCACCCTGATGAAGTGGAGGatcccaaaaacaaaaaagatgcaaAAAGCAATTATAAAATGATGTTTGTTAAATCCAGTGGTTCATAA